A window from Electrophorus electricus isolate fEleEle1 chromosome 7, fEleEle1.pri, whole genome shotgun sequence encodes these proteins:
- the cldn15la gene encoding claudin 15-like a: protein MSAALEITGFLLGTASWLVTGTALANDYWKVSSFFGSVIISNRQYENLWHSCAEDSSGIAECRDFESLLALPRFMLACRALMIISLLLGLFSMVISILGLKCIKIGSVREDTKSKIAVTGGILFILASLCSMTAISWYAARVVQDFNNPLYGGIKFELGAGLYMGWAGTGLSIIGGSLLCCSCNQWSKGQSKGAYYPPSQAQKIHKPVSELETARAYV, encoded by the exons ATGTCAGCAGCATTGGAGATCACCGGGTTCTTGCTGGGCACAGCCTCCTGGCTGGTCACGGGCACTGCTCTGGCAAACGACTACTGGAAGGTGTCCTCATTCTTTGGCAGCGTAATCATCTCAAACCGCCAATATGAGAACCTCTGGCACTCATGTGCTGAGGACAGCTCTGGGATTGCCGAATGCCGAGACTTCGAATCCTTGCTGGCCTTGCCAC GCTTTATGCTAGCATGTCGAGCTCTGATGATCATCTCCCTCCTCCTTGGCCTGTTCTCCATGGTGATATCCATCCTCGGACTCAAGTGCATTAAAATTGGTAGTGTGAGGGAAGATACAAAGTCCAAAATTGCCGTAACTGGTGGTATTCTCTTCATCCTGGCAA GTCTTTGCTCGATGACCGccatctcttggtatgctgcaCGTGTTGTTCAAGACTTCAACAACCCCCTTTATGGAGGCATTAA GTTTGAGCTAGGTGCTGGTCTCTACATGGGCTGGGCCGGAACCGGCTTGTCTATTATTGGAGGCTCACTGCTCTGCTGTTCCTGCAATCAATGGTCCAAAGGCCAATCCAAAGG AGCATACTATCCACCTAGTCAGGCACAGAAGATCCACAAACCTGTGTCAGAATTGGAGACGGCGAGAGCCTACGTTTAA